From Thalassotalea euphylliae, the proteins below share one genomic window:
- a CDS encoding methyltransferase family protein: MKTLQLAISAAIYLLFWCVFTYLLVFLGGPFFSYYLPLPEIIKTVGSGPVIGNIPLLPAVIANALLIVAFGIQHSVMARSGFKKLILKWIPTSLERSVFMLATCFVLIWFYLAWQPIGIMVWQATGTASVVLQLSFFAGAGLVLWSTFMISHTQLFGIAQAWYAYKGKSMAEDDFKTPSLYKVSRHPMYLGMLIVFWSTPEMTVGHLVVASLFSIYVFIGIGYEERDLLARFGKAYADYMERVPQLLPIGLKRVQSTKQQPAKVRT, translated from the coding sequence ATGAAAACATTACAACTTGCGATTAGCGCGGCCATATATTTGCTGTTTTGGTGTGTGTTCACGTATCTACTGGTCTTTTTAGGCGGACCATTCTTTAGCTATTATTTACCCCTGCCGGAAATCATTAAAACCGTAGGAAGTGGCCCGGTGATAGGTAATATTCCATTGTTACCAGCAGTGATAGCTAATGCCTTGCTTATTGTCGCCTTTGGTATACAACATAGTGTGATGGCCAGATCAGGGTTTAAAAAGCTTATCTTAAAATGGATACCTACATCGTTGGAGCGTAGCGTATTTATGCTAGCAACTTGCTTTGTGCTTATTTGGTTCTATCTGGCATGGCAACCGATAGGCATTATGGTCTGGCAAGCCACAGGAACAGCTTCGGTTGTGCTGCAACTTAGCTTCTTCGCTGGTGCAGGTCTGGTGTTGTGGTCAACCTTTATGATCAGCCACACCCAACTTTTTGGCATTGCTCAGGCTTGGTATGCCTATAAAGGCAAATCTATGGCAGAGGATGATTTTAAAACCCCGTCTTTGTATAAAGTTTCTCGCCATCCTATGTATCTGGGCATGTTGATTGTGTTCTGGTCAACTCCTGAAATGACGGTCGGTCATCTAGTTGTAGCAAGTTTGTTCTCTATTTATGTGTTTATTGGCATAGGTTATGAAGAGCGTGACTTATTGGCGAGATTTGGCAAAGCCTACGCCGACTATATGGAGCGGGTGCCACAGTTGTTACCTATCGGGTTAAAGCGAGTGCAAAGTACTAAACAGCAACCTGCAAAAGTCCGTACTTGA
- a CDS encoding LysR family transcriptional regulator — translation MKLNTDRLNAFYQVALDKNFCQAADNLFITQSALSQRVLKLEQELGTSLLIRSPEGIGLTEQGKILFEYVSDLQAREQDVLNQVTGRSAIANGIIRVGAFSSVMRSVIMPSLLPLINSPHQLKVEFFSRELRELPHLLLSGEVDFIVVDAEFTDPRLQFQLLGHETLVHIRSKVSEHRLDPPIFLDHDAHDVTTFNFFDSQGMADFEFDRCFYDDVYGLIDGVRLGFGEAVVSEHIIKDSDDFEIVSHTKTVTSPVILCYVKNRYMSALQKQVIGHLQQNAPRYL, via the coding sequence ATGAAACTCAATACCGATCGATTGAATGCGTTTTATCAGGTGGCATTGGACAAGAACTTTTGTCAGGCGGCTGACAACTTGTTTATTACCCAATCAGCCTTGTCTCAGCGGGTGCTCAAGTTGGAGCAGGAGCTGGGTACCAGTTTGCTGATACGCAGTCCCGAAGGTATTGGTTTGACGGAGCAGGGGAAGATCCTTTTCGAATATGTGTCGGACTTGCAGGCACGCGAGCAAGATGTGTTGAATCAAGTGACTGGGCGCAGCGCCATCGCTAATGGCATTATCCGTGTGGGGGCATTCAGTTCAGTGATGCGCTCGGTGATCATGCCGTCATTATTGCCTTTGATTAATTCTCCCCATCAACTCAAGGTGGAGTTCTTTTCCAGAGAGCTGCGTGAATTACCTCATTTGCTGTTGTCCGGCGAAGTAGATTTCATCGTCGTGGATGCCGAATTCACTGATCCGCGTTTGCAATTTCAGTTACTTGGCCACGAAACCTTAGTGCATATACGTAGCAAAGTCAGCGAGCATCGGCTGGACCCGCCTATATTTTTAGATCATGATGCCCATGATGTCACCACCTTCAACTTTTTTGACAGCCAAGGGATGGCGGATTTTGAGTTCGACCGCTGTTTTTATGATGACGTCTACGGCCTAATAGATGGCGTCCGACTGGGGTTTGGTGAAGCCGTGGTGTCTGAGCATATTATCAAAGACAGTGACGATTTCGAGATCGTCAGCCATACGAAAACCGTCACCAGCCCAGTCATTCTTTGTTATGTGAAAAACCGCTACATGTCGGCATTACAAAAGCAGGTCATTGGGCACTTGCAACAGAATGCGCCTCGTTATTTGTGA
- a CDS encoding haloalkane dehalogenase translates to MAINALRTPEDRFSVLPAFSYQPNYVDDLDGYETLRMAYIDEGDKNAETTFLCLHGEPSWSYLYRKMIPVFTAAGHRVIAPDLYGFGRSDKPVDEETYTFEFHRNSLLRLVERLDLTNITLVCQDWGGILGLTLPMEMASRFTRLLVMNTGLPAGDGATEGFYRWRGFCASVPEIPVGGLIATDAGSAVNMLDVVAYDAPYPDNRYKAGVRRFPQLVPVDPDMPGIDLTTRARAFWSNEWQGQSFMAVGMKDAVLGEKSMEVLRSFIKGCPPPMKLEQAGHFVQEYGEEIAKQALIEFGL, encoded by the coding sequence ATGGCGATTAACGCACTTAGAACACCAGAGGATAGGTTTTCTGTTTTACCAGCTTTTTCCTATCAACCGAATTACGTGGATGACCTTGACGGTTATGAAACTTTGCGCATGGCATATATTGACGAGGGCGACAAGAACGCAGAGACCACGTTTTTGTGCCTGCATGGGGAGCCTAGCTGGAGTTATTTGTATCGAAAAATGATACCGGTGTTTACAGCGGCGGGTCATCGCGTTATCGCCCCTGATTTATATGGCTTCGGCCGCTCTGATAAGCCCGTTGACGAGGAAACTTATACGTTTGAATTTCATCGCAACAGTTTATTGCGTTTAGTTGAGCGACTTGACCTTACCAATATCACCTTAGTTTGCCAAGATTGGGGGGGCATATTAGGCTTGACGTTACCAATGGAAATGGCTTCGCGTTTTACGCGGTTACTTGTCATGAACACTGGTTTGCCCGCAGGTGATGGTGCAACAGAAGGGTTTTATCGCTGGCGCGGATTTTGTGCCTCAGTACCGGAAATTCCAGTTGGTGGCTTAATTGCAACGGATGCCGGAAGTGCCGTCAATATGCTTGATGTCGTGGCGTATGATGCACCGTACCCAGACAACCGTTATAAAGCTGGCGTTAGGCGGTTTCCGCAATTGGTACCCGTTGATCCAGACATGCCGGGAATTGATTTGACCACTCGCGCCAGAGCATTCTGGTCTAACGAATGGCAAGGGCAGAGTTTTATGGCTGTCGGGATGAAAGATGCGGTGCTAGGGGAAAAATCAATGGAAGTACTGCGCTCATTTATCAAAGGCTGTCCGCCACCGATGAAGCTAGAGCAAGCAGGCCATTTTGTTCAAGAATATGGCGAAGAAATTGCCAAGCAAGCATTAATAGAGTTTGGTTTATAA
- a CDS encoding DUF1223 domain-containing protein: protein MNSANAQTFVSPKQQVNLVEVYSSQGCSSCPPAEKWLSQFKEDQRLFSQFIPINLHVDYWDYIGWKDPYALSAFTKRQQNYQRFGHTKNIATPGFVVNGKGWNGWFYRQRLPIDNQLAVGELSAQIKAQEVLVSFDGVKPLPPFAQAHIAILGFDQITRVTRGENRGRALPHDFVVIDYQQASIKTDGSKLTATLPLPHSGKFVSNKKAIVVWLSERFDPKPIQAVGGWLE, encoded by the coding sequence GTGAATAGTGCTAATGCGCAAACATTCGTTAGCCCAAAACAACAAGTCAACTTAGTCGAAGTCTACAGCTCGCAAGGTTGCAGCAGTTGCCCGCCTGCGGAAAAGTGGCTTAGCCAATTCAAAGAAGATCAGCGTTTATTTAGCCAGTTTATTCCCATCAATCTGCACGTTGACTACTGGGACTATATCGGTTGGAAAGACCCCTATGCGCTTAGCGCTTTTACCAAGCGTCAGCAAAACTATCAACGCTTTGGTCATACCAAAAATATTGCTACCCCAGGATTTGTCGTCAATGGCAAGGGCTGGAATGGCTGGTTTTATCGTCAACGTTTGCCAATTGATAACCAACTGGCAGTAGGTGAGCTAAGTGCACAAATTAAAGCGCAAGAGGTTTTGGTGAGTTTTGACGGCGTAAAACCATTACCGCCTTTTGCCCAAGCTCACATTGCAATTTTGGGTTTTGATCAGATAACTAGGGTAACTCGCGGCGAAAACAGAGGCCGTGCATTGCCACATGATTTTGTCGTGATCGATTACCAACAAGCAAGTATAAAAACTGACGGTAGTAAATTAACCGCGACACTTCCTTTGCCACATAGTGGTAAATTCGTCTCAAACAAGAAAGCGATAGTTGTCTGGCTTTCTGAGCGTTTTGATCCTAAACCTATTCAAGCTGTTGGTGGCTGGCTTGAATGA
- a CDS encoding class I SAM-dependent methyltransferase: MKSALAYREPSSPQNWQALPMGNVVLDAINQTIAPWTAKFFGYHLLKIGALSGALDCHLSPINHQMTVAHCRTNSSVIADIDDLPFIEHSVDVCLLGHALEFSVDPHHVLREASRVLIPNGYMVITGYNPISFAGLNKLMPYRRKQMPWREQFFTPMRVKDWLELMGFEILEDTRILHSTLAGQTATNHTSKGSPNGDDKPVQQGKIKQAWQTFAQAYLPAIGSVYVIVAKKRVHPLTPIKPKWRLRPSLQPARVPSMNSNRSPRVSKK; encoded by the coding sequence ATGAAGTCAGCATTAGCATATCGCGAGCCTAGTTCGCCACAGAATTGGCAAGCCCTGCCAATGGGTAATGTTGTGCTTGATGCGATTAACCAAACCATAGCGCCATGGACTGCAAAGTTTTTTGGTTATCACTTGTTAAAAATTGGTGCGTTAAGTGGTGCGCTTGATTGCCATTTATCACCCATTAATCACCAAATGACAGTGGCGCATTGTCGCACGAATAGCTCAGTGATTGCCGATATTGACGACTTGCCATTTATTGAGCATAGCGTTGATGTATGTTTACTTGGTCATGCGTTGGAATTTAGTGTCGACCCGCACCACGTGCTGCGTGAAGCAAGTAGGGTGCTTATTCCTAACGGCTATATGGTGATTACGGGCTACAATCCGATCAGCTTTGCGGGGCTGAATAAATTAATGCCATATCGCCGCAAGCAGATGCCTTGGCGAGAGCAGTTTTTTACACCGATGCGAGTTAAGGACTGGCTTGAGCTGATGGGGTTTGAGATCCTTGAAGATACTCGTATTTTACATTCTACGTTAGCAGGCCAAACGGCCACTAATCACACTAGCAAGGGTTCACCCAATGGTGATGACAAGCCTGTTCAGCAAGGAAAAATAAAACAAGCTTGGCAAACCTTTGCCCAAGCATACCTGCCCGCAATTGGCAGTGTTTATGTCATCGTTGCTAAAAAACGGGTACATCCACTAACGCCAATTAAACCTAAATGGCGATTAAGGCCTAGCCTGCAGCCTGCCAGAGTGCCGTCGATGAACAGTAATCGTTCACCCCGCGTTTCTAAGAAATAG
- the gloB gene encoding hydroxyacylglutathione hydrolase has product MTINITAIQAFNDNYIWAIEQTEQPELSKQPVLSEQRTVALVDPGEAAPCIEYIEANSLTLTTILITHHHDDHVGAIKQLIARYGDHIKVYGPANENIPHCRLPLSEGDQVTLDSPAISLEVFDVPGHTAGHIVYFNEDLLFSGDTLFSGGCGRLFEGTPAQMHHSLAKLKRLSPQTKVYCAHEYTLANLAFAQAVEPENKALMEYIGHAKSLRAKAQPTIPTNIATELAINPFLRSNHADVKQSAERFSGKVLVTEVEVFAAVRRWKDEF; this is encoded by the coding sequence ATGACTATTAATATAACGGCGATTCAAGCATTTAACGACAATTATATTTGGGCCATCGAACAAACTGAGCAACCTGAACTATCTAAGCAACCTGTACTATCGGAACAACGTACAGTGGCTTTAGTTGACCCCGGCGAAGCGGCGCCTTGCATTGAATACATTGAAGCGAACTCATTAACGCTCACCACGATTTTAATTACCCATCACCACGATGACCACGTTGGCGCAATCAAACAACTGATCGCACGCTACGGTGATCACATTAAGGTCTATGGTCCTGCCAATGAGAACATTCCACATTGCCGCTTGCCATTATCAGAAGGCGATCAGGTGACATTAGATAGCCCGGCTATATCACTCGAGGTATTTGATGTGCCCGGACATACGGCTGGTCATATAGTGTATTTCAATGAAGATCTGCTGTTTAGCGGCGATACGCTGTTTTCCGGTGGTTGTGGTCGTTTATTCGAAGGCACGCCTGCGCAAATGCACCATTCGCTTGCCAAGCTAAAACGTTTATCACCACAAACCAAAGTCTACTGTGCACACGAATATACCCTAGCTAACCTTGCCTTTGCTCAGGCAGTAGAGCCAGAAAACAAGGCATTGATGGAATATATTGGACACGCTAAGTCACTGCGCGCCAAAGCACAACCAACCATTCCAACCAATATTGCCACTGAGCTTGCCATCAACCCATTTTTGCGCAGTAACCATGCCGATGTAAAGCAAAGTGCTGAGCGTTTTTCGGGTAAAGTACTGGTAACGGAAGTTGAGGTTTTCGCCGCAGTTCGCCGCTGGAAAGATGAATTTTAA
- a CDS encoding LysM peptidoglycan-binding domain-containing protein translates to MKQLTLSLSASLLLLGCQATQPEQSSDLTANAHIASPLEINQALMADESIDVIHPVADVDIDLANDDIHVSDDIWQHIQQQISFDIPQNKRVIVQRNWYAKHQRYLDRVAKRAEPFMHHIVQELEKNDMPIEMALLPIVESAFDPFAYSHGRASGMWQFVPGTGKRFGMKQNWWYDGRRDVIASTDGAIKYLKYLHKYFDGDWLLALAAYNSGEGRVKRAMKANARKNKPTDFWSLDLPKETRAYVPKLLALADIVKRPDDFGLHLYKINNSQVISAVDIKSQLDLAKAARLADLSLAEFQRLNPGFNRWATDPDGPHYVVVPTAKVEAFKTGLAKLSDKERLSWQRYQIKSGDSLIRIAKKFHTTPELIRKVNSINGNNIRAGKHLLIPVAAQALDDYILSQEQRLTKTQQRKRSGIKTYHTVKNGDTLWDISRLYNVSTKSIAKWNGMAPRDYIKPGQKLVIWQKSGLKQTAGKPAEQVVMRNITYKVRRGDSFARIANKFNVTIKDIERWNSLSRKNYLQPGQMLKLSVDVTNSI, encoded by the coding sequence ATGAAGCAGTTAACACTTTCTTTGTCAGCCTCACTACTATTGCTCGGCTGCCAAGCAACACAGCCAGAGCAATCATCCGATTTAACCGCCAACGCACATATCGCCTCGCCGCTCGAAATTAATCAGGCATTGATGGCTGATGAGTCGATAGACGTCATTCACCCGGTTGCTGATGTTGATATCGATCTTGCCAATGATGACATTCACGTTTCAGACGACATTTGGCAGCACATTCAACAGCAAATTTCTTTTGATATCCCACAAAACAAACGGGTTATCGTTCAGCGTAACTGGTATGCCAAACACCAACGCTATTTAGATCGCGTCGCCAAGCGCGCCGAGCCGTTTATGCATCACATAGTGCAAGAGCTTGAAAAAAACGATATGCCAATTGAAATGGCCTTGCTGCCCATTGTGGAGAGTGCATTTGACCCCTTTGCCTACTCGCACGGTAGAGCCTCAGGCATGTGGCAATTTGTACCGGGGACAGGTAAACGCTTTGGCATGAAGCAAAACTGGTGGTATGACGGACGCCGTGACGTTATTGCCTCAACCGATGGCGCCATTAAATACCTTAAATACTTACACAAGTATTTTGACGGTGACTGGTTATTAGCGCTGGCGGCATACAATTCAGGCGAAGGTCGTGTAAAGCGAGCAATGAAAGCCAATGCCCGCAAAAATAAACCAACGGATTTTTGGTCGCTTGATTTACCCAAAGAAACCCGCGCTTATGTGCCTAAATTGTTAGCACTAGCCGACATAGTTAAGCGCCCAGATGACTTTGGTTTGCACCTTTACAAAATAAACAACAGCCAAGTGATTTCTGCTGTCGATATTAAATCACAGCTAGATCTGGCGAAAGCGGCGCGTTTAGCCGATTTATCACTGGCGGAATTTCAACGCCTTAACCCAGGCTTTAATCGCTGGGCGACCGATCCTGATGGTCCGCACTATGTGGTCGTGCCGACCGCAAAAGTCGAAGCATTTAAAACGGGCTTGGCCAAACTGTCAGACAAAGAGCGCCTATCTTGGCAACGCTATCAAATTAAATCCGGCGACAGTTTAATTCGCATCGCGAAGAAGTTTCACACGACACCAGAGCTTATCCGCAAAGTTAACAGTATTAACGGCAATAACATTCGCGCCGGAAAGCATTTGCTGATCCCTGTCGCCGCGCAAGCGCTTGATGATTATATTTTGTCGCAAGAGCAGCGCTTGACCAAAACACAGCAGCGCAAGCGCTCTGGCATCAAAACCTATCACACGGTAAAAAATGGCGATACGCTTTGGGATATCAGCCGCTTGTACAACGTATCCACTAAAAGTATTGCCAAGTGGAATGGCATGGCGCCTCGTGATTACATTAAGCCGGGCCAAAAGTTAGTGATTTGGCAAAAGTCTGGCTTAAAACAAACCGCCGGTAAGCCAGCTGAGCAAGTTGTCATGCGAAACATTACTTACAAAGTACGCCGTGGTGATTCGTTTGCACGCATTGCCAACAAATTTAACGTAACGATAAAAGATATTGAGCGCTGGAATAGTTTAAGCCGCAAAAATTATTTGCAACCCGGCCAGATGCTTAAACTCTCGGTTGACGTAACCAACAGTATCTAG
- a CDS encoding LysE family translocator: MFDSTLLAVFVPTIFFVSITPGMCMTLAMSLGMSIGVRRTLFMMFGELLGVASVATAAVMGVAAVMLHYPAIFTVLKTIGGIYLAYIGFKMWRSTGKFAINAEQHVNRQPLQLFSQGFVTAIANPKGWAFMVSLLPPFINQSMPLAPQLSILVAVILLSEFICMMLYATGGKTIGKLLTSRNNLNLLNKISGGLMFFVALWLFIGSS; this comes from the coding sequence ATGTTCGATAGCACACTACTCGCCGTTTTTGTACCAACGATCTTTTTTGTCAGCATTACGCCTGGCATGTGTATGACGCTAGCAATGTCGCTAGGCATGAGCATTGGTGTCAGACGCACACTGTTTATGATGTTCGGAGAGCTTTTAGGCGTTGCTAGCGTTGCGACAGCCGCTGTAATGGGCGTTGCAGCGGTAATGCTTCATTACCCTGCGATTTTTACCGTGTTAAAAACAATTGGTGGGATTTATTTGGCTTATATCGGGTTCAAAATGTGGCGTTCAACTGGAAAATTCGCCATCAATGCAGAACAACACGTAAATCGCCAACCATTACAGTTGTTTTCACAAGGTTTTGTTACCGCGATAGCAAATCCTAAAGGGTGGGCATTTATGGTGTCTTTGCTGCCCCCTTTTATTAATCAGTCGATGCCACTTGCCCCCCAACTCAGCATTTTAGTGGCGGTTATATTACTTTCAGAGTTTATTTGCATGATGCTCTATGCCACCGGAGGTAAAACCATTGGCAAGTTACTAACATCTCGTAACAATCTCAATTTACTCAATAAAATTTCTGGCGGGCTGATGTTTTTTGTCGCACTATGGTTATTTATAGGCAGCAGTTAA
- a CDS encoding M3 family metallopeptidase, with amino-acid sequence MLKVVAFTSIFLLITFCNNEANAAQSGESKAPIFLAKYQPTPLDSLNSATAISESCAQFLKNAENQKQLAKNSKLPPTQLNFYAPFDSLLVSIKSFSGRLRLISDSFEQPALREAARACQQKLSALESNIYLSKDIYNKYSAINRANLDDETRYSLQKQITKFQQSGVNTDNKTREKLRLLLRELVTIEQEFNRNINESVRYIKVKPEELKGLPEDFINAKTPDENGDIEISTRYPDLVPVISYAESDDVKRKLWFEFWQRAYPENVPVVAQLLAKRYEYAQLLGYQTYADYVLSDKMAKFPQRVQHFLHQLNEYTKAADNKDYLRLLERLKLINPSATKVELWQRDYLYELVLKEQLNVDSQAIRQYFSFTKTQAGILELVQALFDIQIKAWQPWVWHEDVTAYEVYDGEKLLGKFYLDLHPRAGKFTHAKVITLQQGIENKQLPIAAMLANFPSGNEALSHNDVVTFLHEFGHVLHVLFAHGKWSNTAGVTTERDFIEAPSQMLEEWVWHYPTLSRFATNEKGEALPKAMFDAMIAARDFNLGMNTRQQLHYAAFSLEVYNQNPQGLDVDMLSDQLQSEYTLFPANKNQYLYTSFTHLNGYSAAYYTYQWSLAISTEILSVFKAHGMMNKQTADKYRKNILEKGGSKPAEALVSDFLGRPIAFKTYAEKLKSYRAE; translated from the coding sequence ATGTTGAAAGTTGTTGCTTTTACTTCTATTTTTTTACTCATAACGTTTTGTAACAACGAAGCAAATGCAGCCCAATCAGGAGAAAGCAAAGCGCCAATTTTTCTGGCTAAATATCAGCCCACTCCGCTTGATAGCTTAAACTCAGCAACAGCTATATCTGAATCGTGTGCTCAGTTTCTAAAAAACGCGGAAAATCAAAAGCAATTAGCCAAAAATTCAAAACTCCCCCCTACTCAGCTTAACTTTTATGCGCCTTTTGATTCACTGTTAGTGTCGATAAAGAGTTTTTCAGGTCGATTGAGACTCATTTCTGATAGTTTTGAACAGCCAGCGTTACGAGAAGCCGCTAGAGCTTGTCAGCAAAAACTATCGGCGCTTGAGAGCAACATTTATTTATCAAAGGATATCTATAATAAGTATTCAGCCATCAACAGAGCAAACCTTGACGACGAAACGAGATATTCCCTACAAAAGCAGATCACCAAGTTTCAACAAAGTGGCGTTAACACGGATAATAAAACTCGCGAGAAATTACGCCTTCTTTTGCGTGAATTAGTCACCATTGAGCAGGAGTTCAATAGAAATATCAATGAAAGTGTCCGTTATATAAAAGTAAAACCTGAGGAACTAAAGGGATTACCAGAAGATTTTATCAACGCAAAAACACCTGACGAAAATGGCGATATTGAGATATCGACGCGTTATCCTGATCTAGTACCAGTAATATCCTATGCCGAGAGTGACGACGTCAAAAGAAAGCTTTGGTTTGAATTTTGGCAACGGGCTTACCCTGAGAATGTTCCGGTTGTCGCGCAACTACTTGCGAAAAGGTATGAATATGCTCAACTGCTAGGTTATCAAACTTATGCCGATTATGTACTTAGCGACAAAATGGCAAAATTCCCCCAAAGGGTTCAACACTTTTTACATCAGCTCAATGAATACACTAAAGCGGCAGACAATAAAGACTACCTTCGTTTGCTAGAGCGCTTGAAGCTTATCAACCCGTCCGCTACCAAAGTGGAATTATGGCAACGAGATTACCTATATGAACTTGTCTTAAAAGAACAGTTAAACGTTGATTCTCAGGCTATTCGACAATATTTTAGCTTCACTAAAACCCAAGCTGGGATACTGGAATTAGTTCAAGCGCTTTTTGATATTCAAATCAAAGCTTGGCAACCATGGGTTTGGCATGAGGATGTGACTGCATACGAAGTCTATGATGGCGAAAAATTATTAGGGAAGTTTTACCTTGATTTACACCCCAGGGCTGGAAAGTTTACTCATGCAAAAGTTATCACCCTGCAACAAGGTATTGAGAATAAACAACTACCAATAGCCGCCATGCTTGCCAACTTTCCAAGTGGCAATGAAGCCTTATCACACAATGATGTTGTCACTTTTCTGCATGAATTTGGACATGTACTGCACGTACTGTTTGCTCACGGAAAATGGAGTAATACCGCAGGTGTCACTACTGAACGTGATTTTATCGAAGCACCTTCGCAAATGCTCGAAGAATGGGTGTGGCACTACCCAACGCTGTCACGATTTGCAACAAATGAAAAAGGAGAGGCTTTACCAAAAGCGATGTTTGATGCCATGATCGCTGCGCGCGACTTCAATTTAGGCATGAATACTCGGCAACAACTGCATTATGCCGCATTTTCACTTGAGGTATACAATCAAAACCCCCAAGGGCTAGATGTTGATATGCTAAGTGACCAGTTACAATCTGAATACACGCTATTCCCTGCCAATAAAAATCAATATTTATATACCTCATTTACGCACTTGAATGGCTATAGCGCAGCTTACTATACCTATCAATGGTCATTGGCCATTTCAACCGAGATCCTCTCGGTATTTAAAGCTCATGGGATGATGAATAAACAGACGGCGGATAAGTATCGTAAAAACATTTTAGAGAAAGGTGGTTCAAAGCCTGCTGAAGCATTAGTTTCTGACTTTCTTGGTAGGCCAATTGCTTTTAAAACATATGCGGAAAAATTAAAATCTTACCGCGCAGAGTAA
- the ccoN gene encoding cytochrome-c oxidase, cbb3-type subunit I: protein MSQSNTSAVDYNLKVVRQFTVMTVIWGFVGTLVGVLIAAQLIWPALNFDTPWLTYSRLRPLHTNAVIFAFGTSALFATSYYVVQRTCKTALFGGSLASFTFWGWQAIILAAVITLPLGYTSSKEYAELEWPIDIAITVVWVSYAIVFFGTVIKRTTSHIYVANWFFGGFIITVAVLHIGNSMAIPISGLKSYSIYSGAIDAMMQWWYGHNAVGFLLTAGFLGMMYYFVPKQAERPVYSYRLSIVHFWALVSLYIWAGPHHLHYTALPDWAQSLGMVMSVVLFLPSWGGMINGIMTLSGAWHKLRHDPILRFLIVSLSFYGMSTFEGPMMAIKSVNALSHYTDWTVGHVHSGALGWVAMVSIGAMYHLIPVLFNQQRMYSVRLINIHFWMHTAGIVLYIVAMWISGVMQGLMWRAVNTDGTLTYSFVESLTASYPFYFMRFLGGALVVAGFAIMIYNMLKTIGAENGSLKKVEAA, encoded by the coding sequence ATGAGTCAAAGTAATACATCAGCAGTAGACTACAACTTGAAAGTTGTACGTCAATTTACTGTGATGACTGTCATTTGGGGGTTCGTGGGTACGCTAGTTGGTGTCTTAATTGCAGCTCAATTAATTTGGCCTGCGCTAAATTTCGATACTCCTTGGCTAACCTACTCCCGTCTACGTCCACTGCACACCAATGCGGTAATCTTCGCATTTGGTACTAGTGCACTTTTTGCTACATCTTACTATGTTGTACAACGAACTTGTAAAACAGCACTGTTTGGTGGCAGCTTAGCATCGTTTACCTTCTGGGGTTGGCAAGCAATTATCCTTGCAGCCGTTATTACCCTGCCGTTAGGTTACACTTCAAGTAAGGAATACGCTGAATTAGAATGGCCAATCGATATCGCTATCACGGTGGTTTGGGTAAGCTATGCAATTGTATTCTTTGGTACGGTCATCAAGCGAACAACGTCGCACATCTATGTAGCGAACTGGTTCTTCGGTGGTTTCATTATTACTGTTGCGGTACTTCACATCGGTAACAGCATGGCAATTCCTATTTCAGGTCTGAAATCATATTCCATTTACTCAGGCGCTATCGATGCCATGATGCAATGGTGGTACGGTCACAATGCCGTAGGTTTCCTACTTACCGCTGGTTTCCTTGGTATGATGTACTACTTCGTACCTAAGCAAGCAGAACGTCCGGTTTACTCTTACCGTTTATCTATTGTTCACTTCTGGGCATTAGTTTCTCTATACATTTGGGCGGGTCCTCACCACTTGCACTACACTGCACTACCTGACTGGGCACAAAGCTTAGGTATGGTAATGTCAGTCGTATTATTCCTACCGTCTTGGGGTGGTATGATCAACGGTATCATGACGTTATCTGGTGCATGGCACAAACTTCGTCACGATCCAATTCTTCGTTTCCTAATCGTTTCATTGTCTTTCTACGGTATGTCTACGTTCGAAGGTCCAATGATGGCGATCAAGTCTGTTAACGCTCTATCTCACTACACTGACTGGACTGTTGGTCACGTTCACTCAGGTGCGTTAGGTTGGGTTGCTATGGTATCAATTGGTGCTATGTACCACTTAATCCCAGTGCTATTTAACCAACAACGTATGTACAGCGTTCGTTTAATCAACATTCACTTCTGGATGCACACTGCGGGTATCGTTTTATACATCGTTGCTATGTGGATTTCTGGTGTAATGCAAGGCTTAATGTGGCGCGCAGTAAACACTGACGGTACGCTAACTTACAGCTTTGTTGAGAGCTTAACCGCTTCTTACCCGTTCTACTTTATGCGTTTCTTAGGTGGTGCATTGGTTGTAGCTGGTTTCGCAATCATGATTTACAACATGTTAAAAACCATAGGTGCTGAAAACGGCAGCCTTAAGAAAGTTGAAGCAGCTTAA